In one window of Candidatus Hepatobacter penaei DNA:
- a CDS encoding CDP-alcohol phosphatidyltransferase family protein, translating into MGASFLAKNHRRRDSLRVYKEQIWQKAPSPDQIRHVFPNVITIVGMCLGLSAIRFAFSHYWEWSVMCILAASVFDMADGRVARFLGSASDFGAELDSLADFLCYGVAPALVIYFHSLSACPGLGWALCLFFMTCSALRLARFNVYRLLSKKVSWGDYFSVGVPAPGGAFIALLPFFLHFSSGMEWMFPWYFLVTLALGGGLMVSRLPTLVFKRFPFAKHRLPLLLLGVALITGGLFSMPWAVMTVLTVAYIASIPWSFLWVKRRRHLTPS; encoded by the coding sequence ATCGCAGGCGAGACTCTTTGCGTGTGTACAAAGAACAGATTTGGCAAAAAGCACCGTCTCCTGATCAGATTCGTCACGTTTTTCCTAACGTCATCACCATTGTGGGCATGTGTCTTGGCCTTTCGGCCATTCGCTTTGCCTTTTCTCATTATTGGGAGTGGTCGGTGATGTGCATTTTGGCGGCCAGTGTGTTTGATATGGCGGATGGCCGCGTGGCTCGTTTTTTGGGGAGTGCATCTGATTTTGGTGCTGAACTTGATTCATTAGCCGATTTTTTGTGTTATGGCGTTGCGCCCGCGTTGGTGATTTATTTCCATTCCTTGTCGGCATGTCCGGGGCTGGGATGGGCGCTGTGTCTTTTTTTTATGACGTGTTCAGCGCTGAGGTTGGCGCGGTTTAACGTCTATCGTCTTTTGTCGAAAAAAGTTTCGTGGGGTGATTATTTCTCTGTCGGGGTGCCGGCACCGGGGGGCGCTTTTATTGCGTTGCTTCCCTTTTTCTTGCATTTTTCGTCCGGCATGGAGTGGATGTTTCCTTGGTATTTCTTAGTGACGTTGGCTTTGGGGGGCGGGCTGATGGTCAGTCGTTTGCCCACACTGGTGTTTAAGCGCTTTCCTTTTGCGAAGCACCGGCTACCCCTTCTTTTGTTGGGGGTGGCGCTTATCACGGGCGGTCTTTTTAGCATGCCGTGGGCTGTGATGACGGTGTTGACCGTGGCATATATAGCCTCAATCCCGTGGAGTTTTCTCTGGGTAAAGCGTCGTCGCCACCTCACACCCTCTTAG